The proteins below come from a single Candidatus Margulisiibacteriota bacterium genomic window:
- a CDS encoding phosphotransferase, translating into MQDIWQSLSQDAVLNTVERIIKEKLSNLLIPRNSYVNRVYELQKAADKEKIIVKFYRPDRWNKEQILEEHTFLGKLAANEVPVIPPLKYDNNTLFFFDN; encoded by the coding sequence ATGCAGGATATTTGGCAATCACTCAGTCAGGATGCTGTTTTAAATACGGTAGAAAGAATAATAAAGGAAAAACTTTCCAATCTGTTAATTCCCAGAAACAGTTATGTTAATCGGGTTTATGAACTGCAAAAAGCTGCTGACAAAGAAAAAATTATTGTGAAGTTTTACAGGCCGGACCGCTGGAACAAGGAACAAATCCTTGAGGAACATACATTTCTGGGAAAATTGGCCGCAAATGAAGTTCCGGTTATCCCACCGCTGAAATATGATAACAATACTCTTTTTTTCTTTGATAATA